From the genome of Verrucomicrobiia bacterium, one region includes:
- a CDS encoding DUF2959 family protein, whose product MKIMTLKPFLQNVLAVWLVAALAGCATDNYKKGDRTASDLMDAANSIATGQTKIDTVLSSLSELVNNPQGDLSGDFKKFTAAVKSLESTAADVRKQVEGMRKDGNTYFQRWDQQLAAIQNEDIKNRSAARRAEMQQKFIEVKSGYTEAKQAFDPFMQDLKDIQIALSTDLTAGGLAAIKDVTDKTTRDGHTLQDSAQKLVNHFRNLGVELSATAPAP is encoded by the coding sequence ATGAAAATCATGACTCTGAAACCGTTCCTGCAAAATGTTCTCGCCGTGTGGCTGGTGGCAGCGCTCGCGGGATGTGCCACGGATAATTACAAAAAGGGCGACCGCACCGCTTCGGACCTGATGGATGCAGCCAACAGTATCGCCACCGGACAAACCAAGATTGACACGGTGCTCAGCAGCCTGAGTGAGCTGGTCAACAATCCCCAGGGCGATCTCAGTGGAGATTTCAAGAAGTTCACGGCAGCGGTCAAGAGCCTGGAATCCACCGCGGCCGACGTGCGCAAGCAGGTGGAGGGAATGCGCAAGGACGGGAATACATACTTCCAGCGCTGGGATCAACAACTCGCCGCCATTCAAAACGAGGACATTAAGAATCGCAGCGCCGCGCGCCGCGCCGAAATGCAGCAAAAATTTATCGAGGTCAAGAGCGGTTACACCGAAGCGAAACAGGCGTTTGATCCGTTCATGCAGGATTTAAAGGACATCCAAATAGCGCTGAGCACGGATCTGACGGCGGGCGGTCTGGCCGCCATCAAAGACGTGACCGACAAAACCACCCGCGACGGTCACACGCTGCAAGATTCCGCGCAGAAATTAGTCAACCACTTTCGGAATCTGGGCGTGGAGTTGTCCGCCACCGCCCCAGCCCCATAA
- a CDS encoding response regulator, translated as MMTKTILLVDDDSLVLELYRKKLVAGGYEVHTATDGLAAIKLLGEMVPDFIVLDLMMPRLSGADVMKFIRSKPSLARVPVAVWTNAFMSEQARQVNALGISRAIVKGDYTPAKLLELANEMTSDKPDSAPTADAQSPDAALPAPRSPEVEAFRVGFLKKVAAEYETLRTLTEEFGRDSALASRTGSLSDLGQRVHRLSGSAGLAGLPYLARLSNALEALLVELTDKPQLINASTTRTVTNAVTLLGDLIQRAPTERYSDPKLGTVLTVDDDPTSNEVVLSALRRVGITAEAVTHPNAALHLATQEQFDLALLDVELPQLNGFELTRKLRELPGHANLPVVYITSYVDFEHRAKAAGTTDGDWIIKPILPIELAMKALSHLIRARFASPAANP; from the coding sequence ATGATGACAAAAACAATCTTGTTAGTGGACGACGATTCGTTGGTGCTGGAATTGTATCGAAAAAAGCTCGTGGCCGGTGGGTATGAAGTTCACACCGCCACTGACGGATTGGCCGCCATCAAGCTGCTCGGCGAAATGGTGCCTGATTTCATCGTGCTGGATTTGATGATGCCCCGGCTCTCAGGCGCGGATGTCATGAAATTCATTCGGAGCAAGCCATCATTGGCCCGCGTTCCGGTCGCCGTTTGGACAAATGCCTTCATGAGCGAGCAAGCGCGTCAGGTCAATGCGCTGGGGATCAGTCGCGCCATCGTCAAAGGCGACTATACGCCCGCGAAGCTATTGGAGCTGGCGAACGAAATGACCAGCGATAAACCGGATTCCGCCCCGACGGCTGACGCGCAATCCCCGGACGCAGCTCTTCCGGCCCCACGCAGTCCGGAGGTGGAAGCCTTCCGGGTTGGATTTCTCAAAAAAGTCGCGGCAGAATATGAAACGCTGCGCACGCTGACGGAGGAATTTGGTCGCGACTCGGCGTTGGCCAGTCGCACCGGCAGCTTAAGTGACCTTGGTCAGCGCGTGCATCGCCTGAGCGGCTCGGCGGGTTTGGCGGGGCTGCCGTACCTGGCGCGATTAAGCAATGCGCTGGAGGCCTTGTTGGTGGAATTAACCGACAAACCACAACTCATCAATGCGTCCACCACTCGCACGGTGACCAACGCGGTGACTCTGTTGGGCGACTTGATTCAACGCGCTCCGACGGAGCGTTACTCCGACCCCAAACTGGGCACGGTGCTGACGGTTGACGACGATCCGACGTCGAACGAAGTGGTGCTCTCCGCGCTGCGCCGTGTGGGAATAACCGCTGAAGCCGTCACCCATCCCAACGCGGCCTTGCACCTGGCAACACAGGAACAATTTGATCTCGCTCTGCTGGACGTCGAGTTGCCGCAACTGAATGGGTTTGAGTTGACCCGCAAACTGCGGGAATTGCCGGGGCACGCGAACTTGCCGGTGGTCTATATCACGTCCTACGTGGATTTTGAACACCGCGCCAAGGCCGCCGGCACCACGGATGGTGATTGGATCATCAAGCCGATCCTGCCCATCGAATTGGCGATGAAAGCGCTGTCGCATTTGATTCGCGCGCGCTTCGCCAGCCCCGCCGCCAATCCCTGA
- a CDS encoding alpha-L-rhamnosidase N-terminal domain-containing protein: protein MRFSGSGWRVALGLVIGMLSSHGWAAPTDQALQAQWIWLKGADGYAYNQAVVAQKNFHLTQPERAALRITADSFYRLLINDQWVNDGPARSWPEHFQYDVIDATPYLRDGSNEIRVIARYYGVGDFHRVPKQAGLLAQLDVALADGKTMRISTDDSWQVAAFPALIANTPKVSIQMEPVELYDARLAEALSFQPAAVLFNANDGPWKDLNPRDVALLTKEPFAFKSLSAAKVVKADGWNYCVPAARLVHPGLIEANQEVSCAFGMATILTADRETTVNLQSEGMKLAIDGARRDGAVKLAAGTHFVLAFPNQMFGHDKEKAVRFMNPQGFKLHNPLQPDRENPWVFIRLPDYAIATNDLVWMQFRRHDSFGEAARDYAKKSDGWLTAIKDTAALQQTFGRNCELLPSERMFVQDAFWQFTQRQVVGDATALVTNPSGALHDNPEFTTIQPSPDGDVELRYDLGEQNCGYWNFDLQAEGGVEVDLFAVEYIAPDGRIQFPWSNRNGLRYVTKPGNNRFTSLKRRSGRYVYLTLRNQHAPVRLRHFNLIESTYPVNCIGSFSCSDARLDRIWDISTRTLKLCMEDTYTDCPLYEQTHWVGDARNESLLAYGVFGAHDLARRCINLTAQSLEHYPFAGCQTPSGWDVLLPAWSLLWGISTWDHYWETADAEWLRTVYPAVIQNLKGVEKYVDDRDLFSGPFWNFFDWVNIDQAHETVLHNSFFVVGAIDAALKEAEVLHDPTHVAWLKSLRARLVNGINRLWDDTKQAYPDSIHGDGSVSSSICQHTSFLSLLYDVVPKKHAASAINNVTNPPPQMVKVGSPFAALYLYEACEKLGLDDVILREIYQQYLPMVEAGATTVWESFPTGTTGGSGFPTRSHAHAWSSAPSRFLNRIVLGVKDTAPGAATIQISPRLNGLTWAHGTTATARGPVQVDWKVQDNTLTVTYSAPANVKATFVKNATHNGLKVVVNGQVLE from the coding sequence ATGAGATTTTCTGGCTCGGGCTGGCGGGTCGCCCTCGGTCTCGTCATCGGAATGTTGTCCAGTCACGGATGGGCCGCACCAACGGATCAGGCGCTGCAAGCCCAATGGATCTGGCTCAAGGGCGCGGATGGGTACGCCTACAATCAGGCGGTCGTGGCGCAAAAGAACTTTCATCTCACCCAACCGGAGCGGGCCGCGCTGCGCATCACAGCGGATAGTTTTTACCGGCTGCTCATCAACGATCAATGGGTGAACGACGGCCCGGCGCGGAGTTGGCCGGAGCATTTCCAATACGACGTCATTGACGCAACGCCTTATCTGCGCGACGGCTCGAATGAGATCCGCGTCATCGCGCGTTATTACGGTGTCGGCGATTTTCATCGCGTGCCCAAGCAGGCCGGGTTGCTCGCGCAATTGGACGTCGCGCTCGCCGATGGCAAAACCATGCGGATCAGCACGGATGACTCCTGGCAGGTGGCGGCGTTTCCCGCGCTGATCGCCAATACGCCCAAAGTCAGCATCCAAATGGAGCCGGTCGAACTTTACGACGCGCGATTGGCCGAGGCGTTGTCCTTCCAACCCGCCGCCGTGTTGTTCAACGCGAACGATGGCCCTTGGAAGGACCTGAATCCCCGCGATGTCGCCCTGCTCACCAAGGAACCGTTTGCGTTCAAATCCTTGAGCGCGGCCAAAGTGGTCAAAGCCGATGGCTGGAATTATTGCGTGCCGGCGGCGCGATTAGTACATCCCGGTTTGATCGAAGCCAATCAGGAAGTCAGTTGCGCGTTTGGCATGGCGACGATTCTGACCGCCGACCGGGAAACCACGGTGAACCTGCAATCGGAAGGCATGAAGCTCGCCATTGACGGCGCGCGCCGCGACGGCGCAGTGAAGCTTGCTGCCGGCACCCATTTCGTGCTGGCGTTTCCCAACCAGATGTTTGGGCACGACAAGGAAAAAGCGGTGCGCTTTATGAATCCGCAAGGATTCAAACTGCACAACCCGTTGCAGCCGGATCGGGAGAATCCATGGGTTTTCATCCGCCTGCCCGATTACGCCATCGCCACCAACGATCTCGTCTGGATGCAATTTCGCCGCCACGATTCCTTCGGGGAAGCGGCCCGCGATTACGCCAAAAAGTCCGATGGCTGGCTGACCGCGATCAAGGACACCGCCGCGCTGCAACAGACTTTCGGTCGGAATTGCGAGTTGCTGCCCAGCGAACGCATGTTCGTTCAAGATGCGTTCTGGCAATTCACGCAGCGACAGGTGGTCGGCGACGCGACGGCGTTGGTAACCAATCCCTCGGGCGCGCTCCACGACAACCCCGAGTTCACCACCATTCAACCCAGCCCGGATGGCGACGTGGAACTGCGGTACGATCTCGGCGAACAAAACTGCGGTTATTGGAACTTCGATCTCCAGGCGGAGGGCGGAGTGGAGGTGGATCTTTTCGCCGTGGAATACATCGCGCCCGACGGTCGCATCCAATTCCCATGGAGCAACCGCAACGGCCTGCGTTACGTCACGAAGCCGGGCAACAACCGTTTCACCTCGCTGAAACGCCGTTCCGGTCGCTACGTTTATCTGACCCTGCGCAATCAGCACGCCCCCGTGCGGCTGCGCCACTTCAACCTGATCGAATCCACCTATCCAGTGAATTGCATCGGCAGTTTCAGTTGCAGCGATGCGCGGTTGGATCGCATCTGGGACATCTCCACGCGCACGCTCAAACTGTGCATGGAAGACACCTACACCGATTGTCCGCTCTACGAGCAAACGCACTGGGTCGGTGACGCGCGGAACGAATCGCTGCTGGCCTATGGCGTGTTCGGCGCGCACGACCTGGCGCGGCGTTGCATCAACCTCACCGCGCAATCGCTCGAACACTATCCGTTTGCCGGCTGCCAAACCCCGTCGGGTTGGGACGTGCTCCTGCCCGCGTGGAGTTTGCTCTGGGGTATTTCCACCTGGGATCATTACTGGGAAACCGCCGACGCCGAGTGGCTGCGTACCGTTTATCCCGCCGTGATTCAGAACTTGAAAGGTGTGGAAAAATACGTGGATGACCGCGACCTGTTCAGCGGACCGTTCTGGAATTTCTTTGACTGGGTGAACATTGACCAGGCGCACGAAACCGTTTTGCACAACAGTTTTTTTGTCGTGGGCGCGATTGACGCCGCACTGAAGGAAGCCGAGGTGTTGCATGACCCCACGCACGTCGCCTGGCTGAAATCCCTGCGGGCGCGACTGGTCAACGGCATCAACCGCCTTTGGGATGACACCAAGCAAGCCTATCCGGATTCCATACACGGCGATGGCTCAGTCAGTTCTTCGATCTGTCAGCACACCAGTTTTCTGTCTCTGCTATACGATGTCGTGCCGAAGAAACACGCGGCGTCCGCCATCAACAACGTGACGAATCCACCGCCTCAAATGGTGAAAGTGGGGTCGCCGTTCGCCGCGCTGTATCTCTACGAAGCGTGTGAAAAACTCGGCCTCGACGACGTGATTCTGCGGGAAATTTATCAGCAATACCTGCCGATGGTGGAAGCTGGTGCGACGACCGTGTGGGAAAGTTTTCCGACTGGCACAACGGGCGGCAGCGGCTTTCCAACGCGCAGCCACGCGCACGCCTGGTCCAGCGCTCCCTCGCGTTTCCTGAATCGCATCGTGCTCGGCGTCAAGGACACCGCGCCGGGTGCGGCGACGATTCAAATCAGCCCGCGCCTGAACGGTTTGACCTGGGCACACGGCACCACGGCCACGGCGCGCGGTCCCGTGCAGGTGGATTGGAAGGTTCAAGATAACACCTTGACCGTCACTTACTCCGCTCCCGCCAACGTGAAAGCGACTTTCGTCAAAAACGCCACGCACAACGGCCTGAAAGTCGTGGTTAACGGCCAAGTGCTGGAATAA
- a CDS encoding glycerophosphodiester phosphodiesterase — protein sequence MTFRTTRRLRLPIIGEWLSLGLAAATGVAASAFPFFEPVQPPRALQVVACGGAARSAPSNTQPALEHCIEDQLEWGAVVVRRTRDGRHVLAPSASVTDTNGATFKINKTDWTTLRRVDVGATFAERFRGTTLLALEDGFALCRGRLNLLLEGRAADVAQLVREILDAHMEAQVVVCLNAKECRQVRWLSGGKIATMTQWQPALGGADWAVKNGLTAVAIAAPDLTPENVAAFHRAGIKVQAMMADSGDQPDFWERAMVAGVDWLQTDVPEEVLAHALWRRITQRPVQISLHRGAGRYAPENTMPAFEKAIRLGVDYVEFDVRATRDGGHFLLHDARLNRTTDGVGPISEASTATVQALDAGVKFSRAFAQTPVPGFEQFMAAFAGRVNFYFDAKQIPADLVASSLKAQGMIERTVIYQSPQFIAQLQALNPALRGLPPLRQVEQLEAVARLKPYAVDVDWKILSPELIARCHALGIKVFSDALGEFERVEEYLRAMEWGIDLIQTDYPLRVMRAIELWSERQTQPEK from the coding sequence ATGACATTCCGCACGACTCGCCGGTTGCGATTACCGATTATTGGCGAGTGGCTTTCGCTCGGATTGGCGGCGGCGACAGGCGTGGCTGCCTCTGCGTTTCCGTTTTTTGAGCCGGTGCAACCGCCGCGTGCGCTGCAGGTCGTGGCCTGCGGCGGGGCCGCGCGGTCAGCGCCATCCAATACTCAACCCGCGCTCGAACATTGCATCGAAGATCAATTGGAATGGGGCGCAGTGGTCGTGCGTCGCACTCGCGACGGCCGGCATGTGCTCGCGCCTTCCGCCAGCGTCACCGATACCAACGGCGCAACCTTCAAGATCAACAAAACCGACTGGACCACGCTGCGTCGAGTGGACGTGGGGGCGACGTTTGCCGAGCGCTTTCGAGGCACGACGTTGCTCGCGTTGGAAGATGGTTTCGCGCTTTGTCGCGGTCGGCTGAATCTTTTGCTCGAGGGTAGAGCGGCGGATGTGGCGCAGCTCGTTCGGGAGATTTTGGACGCGCACATGGAAGCGCAGGTGGTAGTTTGTTTGAATGCGAAAGAATGTCGGCAGGTTCGGTGGTTGAGCGGCGGCAAGATCGCTACGATGACCCAATGGCAACCGGCGTTGGGCGGGGCGGATTGGGCGGTGAAAAATGGTCTGACCGCCGTGGCGATTGCGGCGCCGGATTTGACACCTGAAAACGTCGCGGCCTTTCATCGCGCAGGCATCAAGGTGCAGGCGATGATGGCAGATTCAGGGGATCAGCCTGATTTTTGGGAACGCGCCATGGTTGCGGGCGTGGACTGGTTGCAAACGGATGTGCCCGAGGAGGTGCTGGCGCACGCCTTGTGGCGGCGCATCACCCAACGACCAGTGCAAATCTCCTTGCATCGCGGCGCCGGCCGATATGCGCCGGAGAATACGATGCCGGCGTTCGAGAAGGCCATCCGGTTGGGCGTGGATTACGTGGAGTTTGATGTGCGCGCCACTCGGGACGGCGGTCATTTTCTATTACATGACGCGCGTTTGAATCGTACCACGGACGGAGTGGGGCCAATCAGTGAAGCGAGCACCGCCACGGTTCAGGCGCTGGATGCCGGGGTGAAGTTCAGTCGCGCCTTCGCCCAAACCCCAGTACCCGGTTTCGAGCAATTCATGGCCGCCTTTGCGGGGAGGGTGAATTTTTATTTTGACGCCAAACAAATTCCCGCTGACCTGGTCGCCAGTTCCTTGAAAGCGCAGGGTATGATTGAGCGCACGGTGATTTATCAATCGCCGCAGTTCATCGCGCAACTGCAAGCGCTCAATCCCGCCCTGCGCGGGCTGCCGCCGTTGCGCCAGGTGGAGCAGTTGGAGGCGGTCGCCCGACTGAAGCCTTACGCCGTGGATGTGGATTGGAAAATCCTGTCGCCAGAATTGATCGCTCGCTGTCACGCACTCGGCATCAAAGTGTTTTCCGATGCGCTCGGCGAATTCGAGCGGGTCGAGGAGTATTTGCGGGCGATGGAATGGGGGATTGACCTGATCCAAACGGACTACCCGCTGCGCGTGATGCGCGCGATCGAGTTGTGGTCCGAGCGGCAGACGCAACCTGAGAAGTGA
- a CDS encoding divalent-cation tolerance protein CutA: MAQTQFRLVLVTAPNLKTARHLAKLALSKRLIACANLLPQIESHYLWQGRLERSFEVLLLLKTVRSRVPALQRLILEAHPYDTPEFVVLNITAGAKRYLDWVRGSCA; the protein is encoded by the coding sequence ATGGCTCAAACTCAATTCCGACTCGTCCTCGTCACGGCGCCCAATCTGAAAACCGCCCGTCACCTGGCCAAACTGGCGTTGTCAAAACGGCTCATCGCGTGCGCCAATTTGCTGCCGCAAATTGAGTCCCATTACCTCTGGCAAGGGCGCTTGGAACGCAGCTTTGAGGTTTTACTCCTGCTCAAAACGGTCCGCTCCCGTGTTCCCGCTTTACAGCGACTCATTCTTGAAGCGCACCCCTACGACACACCGGAATTTGTGGTGCTGAACATTACCGCCGGCGCAAAGCGTTATCTGGATTGGGTGCGGGGAAGTTGCGCGTAA
- a CDS encoding family 10 glycosylhydrolase: protein MPPKEPGQPPVVSAPMTDVCPMHPEARAWQVKLLESMLDRYPGISIHIEEPGFGYPGSCACDLCQSLFQKIYGADLVASINTPAAEDFRCLGMTEFIRELRAKLEQRTPRPILSVNGGPLWRNDRRLGRDWKRWADLGWLDYYASQNYTDNLDNFTRLTQGVLKDLQPCPVFIGIGVKWSGGATPLPTVLQEVERARQLGAAGVILFSASALTDDDLATLKSGPFKQPSEYLNARR from the coding sequence ATGCCTCCCAAAGAACCGGGGCAGCCGCCAGTAGTGTCCGCGCCGATGACGGACGTCTGCCCCATGCACCCCGAAGCGCGCGCCTGGCAGGTGAAATTGCTCGAATCCATGCTGGACCGTTATCCGGGGATTTCCATTCACATCGAAGAACCGGGGTTTGGTTATCCTGGCAGTTGCGCCTGCGACCTGTGCCAATCATTGTTCCAAAAAATTTATGGCGCGGATCTGGTCGCCTCCATCAACACCCCGGCGGCGGAGGATTTTCGTTGTCTGGGCATGACGGAGTTCATCCGCGAACTGCGCGCGAAACTGGAACAACGCACGCCACGGCCAATCCTCTCCGTCAACGGCGGTCCGCTCTGGCGCAATGATCGCCGGCTCGGGCGCGATTGGAAACGCTGGGCGGACTTGGGCTGGCTGGATTATTACGCCTCGCAAAATTATACCGACAACTTGGACAACTTCACCCGTCTGACCCAAGGCGTTCTGAAGGATTTGCAGCCCTGCCCCGTGTTCATCGGCATTGGCGTAAAATGGAGTGGTGGCGCGACCCCGTTGCCAACGGTTTTGCAGGAAGTGGAACGAGCGCGACAACTCGGCGCTGCGGGCGTCATTCTGTTCAGCGCCTCGGCGCTCACCGACGACGATTTGGCCACGCTCAAGTCCGGCCCATTCAAACAACCGTCCGAGTATCTCAACGCTCGACGCTAG
- a CDS encoding DUF5010 domain-containing protein, which yields MTTCIRALGFSVSHLLTIAFVLWNVGGGAQSINPPLGPYLHPRAEDLALAKNFTSQSPVVLTTYFYWYDVLSGAHLTNHDGSDALTDHPPTLTGFSYKLESWHREQLEDMIAAGIDVLLPVYWGEPSQRLSGQPISSQPWSFSGLPPLVAARAALVAEGAQPPGIGLFYDTSTLQHNAAGQHVDLTTEAGQRWFYESIRDFFSLVPAWHWATIEGRPIIFLYSASFAAAHDQGCIDYVRQEFAKDFSGCDPYIVREISWNVTADNTYAWGGALGLRNSGVAALGPGYDHSAVPGRTPLVVPREEGAFFERNWIRLLRAPTRLVHIETWNEYHEGTDIAASLEYGRQYIELNRQYVDWFKAGVVPPRPRGDYSDFKSIRTTLSATNDAHGLIQFESADGVTTNTVIGGQPCRVVVPTIYGGRYIYLKMDDSFKWADTMLVDVEVDYFDTGSGSFHLEYDGSDTNAPFNGAYTASGTSITLGGSGQWKTARFRLSEARFLNSQNGGADFRIALSPSATTLHVREVRVMRLGVPVESGQNLHGWQQDFGVPLETNWVVRGDPQAFQQQGGVLRVQPITNGNNAVLIATTLGNQSTVELLARVRPMSLPPGEGWLGGLAVGAATNAAGEYSSQLGANQGVTQIGIFGPGATAGPLAAATWTTNRWYWLRVRHQTNALTNYPDLLTRLWPANGETSEPEQWRTWYDYFPAHPEATGQVGLVTGQGWWEVDWLLVKADDLPEILARLPAPKPAYAQLRPIDYTPETGIRLELRGDPGVGYYLEHTSDFSEWTGPALLIGSNGVVEYQDAETATQRFYRARLVE from the coding sequence ATGACAACCTGCATCCGTGCGCTCGGTTTCAGTGTGAGCCACCTGCTCACAATTGCTTTTGTACTATGGAATGTCGGCGGTGGGGCGCAGTCCATCAATCCGCCGCTCGGGCCGTACTTGCATCCGCGCGCCGAGGATCTGGCTTTAGCGAAGAACTTTACCAGTCAGTCGCCCGTGGTGCTGACCACCTATTTTTATTGGTACGACGTTCTGTCGGGCGCGCACCTCACGAATCACGACGGCTCGGATGCTTTGACCGACCATCCGCCGACCTTGACCGGATTTTCGTATAAGCTGGAGTCGTGGCATCGCGAGCAACTGGAGGATATGATCGCCGCCGGGATAGACGTGCTGCTGCCGGTGTACTGGGGCGAACCTTCGCAACGTCTTTCCGGGCAACCCATCAGCAGTCAACCTTGGAGCTTTTCCGGATTGCCGCCGTTGGTGGCGGCGCGCGCCGCGTTGGTGGCGGAGGGTGCGCAGCCACCGGGCATCGGCCTGTTCTACGATACTTCCACGCTCCAACATAATGCGGCAGGTCAGCATGTGGATCTGACCACGGAGGCCGGGCAACGCTGGTTTTACGAGAGCATTCGGGATTTCTTTTCGCTCGTGCCGGCCTGGCATTGGGCCACGATTGAAGGTCGTCCGATCATATTTCTTTATTCGGCCAGTTTTGCCGCCGCGCATGATCAAGGCTGTATTGATTATGTGCGGCAGGAGTTCGCCAAAGATTTCAGCGGTTGTGATCCGTACATCGTTCGGGAAATTTCCTGGAATGTTACGGCAGACAACACCTACGCCTGGGGTGGCGCGCTGGGGTTGCGTAATTCCGGCGTGGCCGCTTTGGGGCCGGGTTACGATCACTCCGCGGTGCCCGGTCGCACTCCGCTCGTTGTGCCCCGCGAGGAGGGCGCTTTTTTTGAGCGCAACTGGATCCGACTGCTGCGCGCCCCCACGCGGCTGGTCCACATTGAAACTTGGAATGAATATCACGAGGGCACTGACATCGCGGCGTCGTTGGAGTATGGCCGACAGTACATTGAACTGAACCGGCAATACGTGGATTGGTTCAAGGCGGGCGTCGTGCCGCCCCGTCCGCGCGGCGACTATTCGGATTTCAAATCCATTCGCACCACGCTGTCCGCAACGAATGACGCGCATGGATTGATCCAGTTCGAGTCCGCCGACGGGGTGACCACCAATACGGTGATCGGCGGGCAGCCGTGTCGGGTGGTGGTGCCGACCATTTACGGCGGCCGCTACATTTACCTGAAGATGGATGACTCGTTCAAATGGGCGGACACCATGCTCGTGGACGTGGAGGTGGATTACTTTGATACCGGCAGCGGGAGTTTTCACCTCGAGTACGACGGGTCAGATACCAACGCGCCGTTCAACGGCGCCTACACGGCCAGCGGCACCAGCATCACTTTGGGGGGCAGCGGCCAGTGGAAAACCGCCCGGTTCCGCCTGTCCGAAGCCCGCTTTCTCAATTCGCAAAATGGCGGAGCGGATTTCCGGATCGCACTGTCGCCGAGTGCCACGACTTTGCATGTGCGCGAGGTGCGGGTGATGCGGCTGGGCGTGCCGGTGGAATCGGGGCAGAATCTGCACGGCTGGCAGCAGGACTTTGGAGTGCCGTTGGAAACCAATTGGGTCGTGCGCGGTGATCCACAGGCGTTTCAGCAACAAGGCGGCGTCCTCCGGGTGCAACCGATAACCAATGGCAACAACGCGGTCCTGATCGCAACCACGCTTGGAAATCAATCCACCGTGGAGTTGCTTGCCCGGGTGCGACCGATGTCGCTGCCGCCGGGCGAAGGTTGGCTGGGCGGACTGGCTGTGGGCGCGGCCACCAATGCGGCGGGCGAGTATTCCAGTCAATTGGGCGCGAACCAAGGGGTGACCCAGATCGGAATATTCGGTCCGGGCGCCACGGCAGGACCGTTGGCGGCAGCGACGTGGACCACCAATCGTTGGTATTGGTTGCGCGTGCGACACCAGACCAACGCACTTACCAACTATCCGGATTTATTGACTCGCTTGTGGCCAGCCAATGGGGAAACGTCGGAGCCGGAACAATGGAGGACCTGGTACGATTATTTTCCGGCCCATCCCGAAGCGACCGGACAGGTGGGACTGGTGACTGGCCAAGGTTGGTGGGAGGTGGATTGGTTGTTGGTAAAGGCGGACGATTTGCCGGAAATACTGGCGCGGCTCCCAGCCCCCAAACCCGCCTACGCGCAACTCAGGCCAATTGATTACACTCCGGAAACCGGAATTCGGTTGGAGCTGCGCGGCGATCCGGGCGTTGGATATTATCTCGAACACACCAGCGACTTTTCCGAGTGGACCGGCCCGGCGCTGCTTATTGGCAGTAATGGCGTGGTGGAGTACCAGGATGCGGAAACGGCAACGCAACGATTTTACCGCGCGCGCTTGGTGGAGTGA